A part of Vulcanisaeta moutnovskia 768-28 genomic DNA contains:
- a CDS encoding ArsR/SmtB family transcription factor: MLVKNPTFIQDVAHKLSIPYALAHLHLKVLEEAGLIEGVYVVEERPRPHLRKVYRVRDFRLVIDRQLLERLAESLG; the protein is encoded by the coding sequence ATGCTGGTGAAGAATCCAACGTTTATTCAAGACGTGGCCCACAAGCTCAGCATACCATATGCCCTAGCCCACCTGCATCTGAAGGTTTTAGAGGAGGCTGGTTTGATAGAGGGGGTTTACGTGGTGGAGGAGAGACCAAGGCCCCATTTGAGGAAGGTTTACAGGGTGAGGGACTTCAGGCTAGTCATAGACAGGCAGTTGCTGGAGCGGTTGGCGGAGTCCCTGGGCTGA
- a CDS encoding ABC transporter permease, producing the protein MGMRLSNVVTITRYVLLSSRHWVYVSLGFTLMFPILWLILLRAVGNPRYMDYFVVGTVVNTSFLIPFLGTSQDMAYFKRESSIYTLLYSNGADHWEIALGYILQLIVLNTPSIVALLFLSVLIMGLSYGIVQIVVTIVTAVLISLSSALLGYALGISVKNYRVINQIAQIIPWPLLLLAPVYYPITILPPVLRYVSLALPTTYMALAINGSLGLNLGDLSRGLAGMFVYSLASILIARYAIVRGEVNG; encoded by the coding sequence ATGGGCATGAGGCTGAGTAATGTTGTTACCATAACCAGGTACGTACTGCTTAGTAGTAGGCATTGGGTTTACGTGTCGCTGGGCTTTACATTGATGTTTCCCATTCTATGGCTCATACTGCTTAGGGCTGTTGGTAATCCGCGGTACATGGATTATTTCGTAGTGGGTACTGTGGTTAATACGAGCTTCCTAATACCATTCCTAGGCACGTCCCAGGATATGGCTTACTTCAAAAGGGAATCATCGATATACACGCTCCTTTATTCCAATGGGGCTGATCATTGGGAGATAGCCCTTGGCTACATCCTTCAATTAATAGTGCTTAATACGCCATCAATAGTTGCCCTGTTATTTCTATCGGTATTAATAATGGGTTTATCCTATGGCATAGTGCAGATTGTGGTTACAATAGTCACGGCAGTCTTGATATCATTATCATCGGCTTTGCTGGGTTACGCCCTTGGCATAAGCGTTAAGAATTACAGGGTTATCAATCAAATAGCCCAAATAATCCCCTGGCCGCTCCTGCTCCTGGCCCCTGTTTACTACCCAATCACGATATTGCCTCCGGTACTGAGGTATGTTAGTTTGGCTTTACCAACCACGTACATGGCGCTTGCCATTAATGGTTCGCTGGGTCTGAACCTAGGTGATTTGTCCAGAGGTTTGGCAGGTATGTTTGTTTATTCCTTAGCGTCAATTTTAATAGCTAGGTATGCTATAGTTAGGGGTGAGGTGAATGGCTGA
- a CDS encoding ornithine cyclodeaminase family protein produces the protein MPLVLLVREFEVDELVSFDDVIRAVEDGFKLLGSGNAVNLPRRRAIVSGAVLHVLQGMVLGDYRVAGLKTYLSTRHGTRFVVVLFSLDSGELLAVVEADRLGQLRTGAASAVATKYMARRDSSVLGIVGSGVQARAQFEALSRVLNLKLVKVFSRSREHAERFARYIGSRGFDTVVASDYEEVCRGVDVLVTATNSKDPFIRSSYIAPGMHINAIGSNWANRAELAPDAVLMADVIAVDDVVQAREEAGDLIMAGDVVWSRVAPLADVVVGRVRGRSSDGSITVFKSLGIAVEDLVLAKLIYDRAVREGRGVEVEFRGVFR, from the coding sequence ATGCCTCTTGTGTTGTTGGTTAGGGAGTTTGAGGTTGATGAGTTGGTTTCGTTTGATGATGTGATTAGGGCTGTGGAGGATGGCTTTAAGTTGCTGGGTAGTGGTAATGCCGTTAATTTACCGAGGCGTAGGGCTATTGTGAGCGGTGCCGTGCTTCACGTGCTTCAGGGCATGGTGCTTGGTGATTACAGGGTTGCCGGGCTTAAGACGTACCTAAGCACTAGGCATGGTACTAGGTTCGTGGTTGTTTTGTTCAGTCTCGATAGTGGTGAGTTGTTGGCTGTTGTTGAGGCTGATAGGCTTGGTCAGTTGAGGACTGGGGCTGCTTCGGCCGTGGCTACGAAGTACATGGCTAGGAGGGATTCGTCCGTGCTTGGTATTGTGGGTTCTGGGGTCCAGGCGAGGGCTCAGTTTGAGGCGTTGAGTAGGGTCTTGAACCTTAAGTTGGTTAAGGTCTTCAGTAGGTCTCGTGAGCATGCTGAGAGGTTTGCCAGGTACATTGGATCTAGGGGTTTTGATACTGTTGTTGCTAGTGATTACGAGGAGGTTTGCAGGGGCGTCGATGTTTTGGTCACTGCGACTAATTCGAAGGACCCTTTCATACGTAGTTCATACATAGCGCCTGGAATGCACATTAATGCCATTGGTAGTAATTGGGCTAATAGGGCTGAGTTGGCGCCTGATGCCGTGTTGATGGCTGACGTGATTGCGGTTGATGATGTGGTTCAGGCTAGGGAGGAGGCTGGTGACTTGATAATGGCTGGTGATGTTGTTTGGTCTAGGGTGGCTCCGCTGGCTGACGTTGTGGTTGGTAGGGTTAGGGGTAGGTCCAGTGATGGTTCTATAACGGTGTTTAAGTCCCTGGGCATTGCCGTGGAGGACCTTGTTCTCGCTAAGTTGATTTATG